One genomic region from Stackebrandtia nassauensis DSM 44728 encodes:
- a CDS encoding elongation factor G, translated as MSSLNLGIIAHVDAGKTSLTERLLFNAGVIAAAGSVDKGNTQTDTNELERRRGITIQSAVVTFPLPGLTVNLIDTPGHSDFIAEVERALRVLDGVVLVVSAVEGVQAQTRTLMRTIAALGIPTLIFVNKIDRVGAGDAGLLAEISGQLGVRVLAMSTVTDLGSRAAIAHARDLADVDFAAEAAEVLADGDDDFLAAWLAADTKLDAETVETELREQVRRRLVCPVYFGSAVTGTGVEALAEGIRGYLPAVDPVDGEPHGQVFKVERGAGGEKIAYVRMRSGVLRARTRQPVHRPHASDDADAPTQKLTAVRVFDRGNRTSPGEAGSGSIAKVWGLTDVRIGDTIGTPDHRPLPSLFARPTLETVVVPVAARDRLALQSALRDLAERDPLVEPHFDETGRDITINLYGEVQKEVIAATLAEEFGVAVDFDATRTLHIERVTGVGEAVEVMGPDAATHFYATIGLRVEPAEPGSGITYRLEVERGSLLSAMHNAVEEQTRATLGQGLYGWPVLDAVVTMTVSGYAPPVSTPSEFRKLTPIVLMRALAEAGTVVCEPVERFELDVPEDVVAGVLTALAKAGAAVAEQIPKPFGYRLVGTLPTAAVRELELRLPELTHGRGVFASTLDGYRPVTGNPPTRERVDGDPLDVHGYLRYLNNR; from the coding sequence ATGAGCTCACTGAACCTGGGCATCATCGCCCACGTCGACGCCGGAAAGACCAGTCTGACTGAACGGCTGCTGTTCAACGCGGGGGTCATCGCCGCCGCCGGTAGTGTCGACAAAGGAAACACCCAGACCGACACCAACGAACTGGAACGACGACGCGGCATCACGATCCAGTCCGCGGTCGTCACCTTCCCGCTGCCCGGACTGACGGTCAACCTGATCGACACTCCCGGGCACTCCGACTTCATCGCCGAGGTGGAGCGTGCGCTGCGGGTCCTGGACGGCGTGGTCCTGGTCGTGTCGGCCGTCGAGGGCGTGCAGGCCCAGACCCGGACGCTCATGCGCACGATCGCGGCGCTCGGCATCCCGACGCTGATCTTCGTCAACAAGATCGACCGGGTCGGGGCAGGCGACGCCGGGCTGCTCGCCGAGATCTCCGGGCAGCTGGGCGTGCGGGTGCTGGCGATGTCTACTGTGACCGACCTCGGGTCGCGGGCCGCCATCGCTCATGCCCGGGACCTGGCCGATGTCGACTTCGCCGCCGAGGCCGCCGAGGTGCTGGCCGACGGGGACGACGATTTCCTCGCGGCGTGGCTGGCGGCGGATACGAAGCTGGACGCCGAGACCGTCGAGACCGAGCTGCGCGAACAGGTCCGGCGGCGACTGGTGTGTCCGGTCTACTTCGGATCGGCGGTGACCGGGACGGGTGTGGAGGCGTTGGCCGAGGGCATCCGCGGCTACCTGCCCGCGGTCGATCCCGTGGACGGCGAACCGCACGGACAGGTGTTCAAGGTGGAGCGTGGCGCGGGCGGCGAGAAGATCGCGTACGTGCGCATGCGGTCGGGCGTGCTGCGGGCCCGCACTCGGCAGCCCGTCCACCGGCCGCACGCGTCCGACGATGCGGACGCACCGACGCAGAAGCTCACCGCGGTGCGGGTTTTCGACCGGGGTAACCGCACCAGCCCCGGCGAGGCGGGCAGCGGCAGTATCGCGAAGGTGTGGGGCCTCACCGACGTCCGCATCGGCGACACGATCGGGACCCCGGACCACCGTCCACTGCCGAGCCTGTTCGCGCGGCCGACGCTGGAGACCGTCGTGGTCCCGGTGGCCGCGCGGGATCGGCTGGCGTTGCAGTCGGCGCTGCGTGACCTGGCCGAGCGGGATCCGTTGGTGGAGCCGCATTTCGACGAGACCGGCCGCGACATCACGATCAACCTGTACGGCGAGGTGCAGAAGGAGGTCATCGCCGCGACCCTCGCCGAGGAGTTCGGTGTCGCGGTGGACTTCGACGCGACCAGGACGCTCCACATCGAACGGGTCACCGGTGTCGGGGAGGCCGTGGAGGTCATGGGCCCCGACGCCGCCACTCATTTCTACGCGACCATCGGTCTGCGCGTCGAACCCGCCGAACCCGGCAGCGGCATCACCTATCGGCTGGAGGTCGAACGCGGGAGCCTGTTGTCGGCCATGCACAACGCCGTCGAGGAGCAGACGCGAGCGACCCTGGGCCAGGGTCTGTATGGCTGGCCGGTGCTCGACGCCGTGGTCACCATGACCGTCTCCGGTTACGCGCCGCCGGTGAGCACTCCGAGCGAGTTCCGCAAGCTGACGCCGATCGTGCTGATGCGGGCCCTGGCCGAGGCGGGCACCGTGGTGTGCGAACCGGTCGAGCGGTTCGAGCTGGACGTTCCCGAGGACGTGGTGGCCGGGGTGCTGACGGCGCTGGCCAAGGCGGGAGCCGCTGTGGCCGAACAGATTCCGAAACCGTTCGGGTACCGGCTGGTCGGGACGCTGCCCACGGCGGCGGTGCGGGAGCTGGAGCTGCGGTTGCCGGAGCTGACTCACGGCCGGGGCGTGTTCGCCTCCACTCTCGACGGATATCGGCCGGTGACCGGGAACCCGCCGACCCGGGAGCGCGTGGACGGCGATCCCTTGGACGTCCACGGCTACCTGCGGTACCTCAACAACCGCTGA
- a CDS encoding M20/M25/M40 family metallo-hydrolase, translated as MRASRFPLVAVLAVGFVAACSTAEPRPEGPPDIDVKRVAEHLERFDDIAEYNDGNRAAGTSGYAESAEYLATELEEAGFDVERQACEDCTDPEDVNVIAEWGSKAKGDTVMFGAHLDSVAEGPGINDNGSGSAVLLEVALRLADTDPDMSAPVRFAWWAEEEAGMIGSAYYVDNTYTTDLAVYYNLDMVASTNTGYFVTHMDTKYGKAYADYLDSVGVKAEAAEANCDCSDDQPFADDDVSTVYVNTGDEVEMTSAQAKRWDGEAGEVFDPCYHAACDEYPDNIDTDALNHNADATAHVLWAFAATAKP; from the coding sequence ATGAGAGCCTCCCGCTTCCCGCTCGTCGCCGTACTCGCCGTCGGGTTCGTCGCCGCGTGTTCCACGGCCGAGCCGAGGCCCGAGGGGCCGCCCGACATCGACGTGAAGCGGGTCGCCGAGCACCTTGAGCGGTTCGACGACATCGCCGAATACAACGACGGCAACCGCGCGGCGGGTACCTCCGGGTACGCGGAATCGGCCGAGTACCTCGCCACCGAGTTGGAGGAGGCGGGGTTCGACGTCGAACGGCAGGCGTGCGAGGACTGCACCGACCCGGAGGACGTCAACGTCATCGCCGAGTGGGGATCAAAAGCCAAGGGCGACACGGTCATGTTCGGCGCGCACCTGGACAGCGTCGCGGAGGGCCCCGGCATCAACGACAACGGTTCGGGGTCGGCGGTGCTGCTGGAGGTGGCGCTGCGGCTCGCCGACACCGATCCGGACATGTCGGCGCCGGTGCGGTTCGCGTGGTGGGCCGAGGAGGAGGCGGGCATGATCGGCTCCGCCTACTATGTGGACAACACTTACACCACGGATCTGGCGGTGTACTACAACCTGGACATGGTGGCCTCGACCAACACCGGCTACTTCGTGACCCATATGGACACCAAGTACGGCAAGGCGTACGCCGACTACCTGGACTCGGTGGGAGTCAAAGCCGAGGCGGCCGAAGCCAACTGCGACTGCTCCGACGACCAACCCTTCGCCGACGATGACGTGTCCACGGTGTACGTTAACACCGGCGACGAGGTCGAGATGACCTCCGCGCAGGCCAAACGCTGGGACGGCGAGGCTGGCGAGGTGTTCGACCCCTGCTACCACGCTGCCTGCGACGAGTATCCCGACAACATCGACACCGACGCGCTCAACCACAATGCCGACGCCACCGCGCACGTGCTGTGGGCCTTCGCGGCCACGGCGAAGCCGTGA
- a CDS encoding WGR domain-containing protein gives MTEEHTYLELSEDNGTAHKYYEVTISGTTVTISYGRIGTAGQERVSTFPTLEKARAAAEKKLNEKLRKGYAPAQRGVRQARPVSRRTIVSSRSTAKQAPVLWRFDSGAAAFGIYVDDDRCMVGNQRGDIFKVTHSGEVVGHFSLPDGVKCLVADDFWLYAGCDDGRVYDLSGKIPRVAYEISADVDIFWLDVDDATLGVSDRNGRITAIDHEDEFQWARDVTGNDAWMVRCDADAVYHGHSRGVARYDTGDGTPRWESNVNGNVLFGWQERDSVYAGTGRGEVYRLAKADGAVEARYRCDSAVYSCATSPQGRFVFAGDDESSIYCFDENGERLWKLGTGCGSAFSMQFHGDRLYIVTTSGALACLDASPAAIEAAQAGQLPTATTVKAPPTLAAVAPSVELETVTYDGDGVIVECFRDGAKLRVRAVSDGFEASWNVQFPKDIRQPGARYVVDGLRASERGGFYRSYGEIRRLR, from the coding sequence GTGACCGAAGAACACACCTACCTTGAGCTGTCCGAGGACAACGGCACCGCCCACAAGTACTACGAGGTGACGATCTCCGGCACCACGGTGACCATCTCCTATGGACGCATCGGCACCGCCGGACAGGAACGGGTCTCCACCTTCCCCACCCTGGAGAAGGCCAGGGCCGCCGCCGAGAAGAAGCTCAACGAGAAGCTGCGCAAGGGTTACGCCCCCGCGCAGCGCGGTGTGCGGCAGGCGCGGCCGGTCAGCCGCCGCACCATCGTGTCGTCCCGTTCCACCGCCAAGCAGGCGCCGGTGCTGTGGCGGTTCGACAGTGGAGCCGCCGCCTTCGGCATCTACGTCGACGACGACCGCTGCATGGTCGGCAACCAGCGCGGCGACATCTTCAAGGTGACGCACTCCGGCGAGGTCGTCGGCCACTTCAGCCTGCCCGACGGCGTGAAATGCCTTGTCGCCGACGACTTCTGGCTGTACGCCGGCTGTGACGACGGCCGGGTGTACGACCTGTCCGGCAAGATTCCCCGGGTCGCCTACGAGATCTCCGCCGATGTGGACATCTTCTGGCTGGACGTGGACGACGCGACGCTGGGCGTGTCCGACCGCAACGGCCGCATCACCGCCATCGACCACGAGGACGAGTTCCAGTGGGCCCGCGACGTCACCGGCAACGACGCCTGGATGGTGCGCTGCGACGCCGACGCCGTCTACCACGGCCACTCCCGCGGGGTGGCCCGCTACGACACCGGCGACGGCACCCCGCGCTGGGAGTCCAACGTCAACGGCAACGTCCTGTTCGGATGGCAGGAACGCGACAGCGTCTACGCCGGAACCGGTCGTGGCGAGGTGTACCGGCTGGCCAAAGCGGACGGAGCGGTCGAGGCCCGCTACCGCTGCGACAGCGCCGTGTACTCCTGCGCCACCTCGCCGCAGGGCCGGTTCGTGTTCGCCGGGGACGACGAATCGTCCATCTACTGCTTCGACGAGAACGGCGAACGGCTGTGGAAGCTGGGTACCGGCTGCGGTTCGGCGTTCTCGATGCAGTTCCACGGTGACCGGCTGTACATCGTCACCACCAGCGGCGCACTGGCCTGTCTGGACGCCAGCCCGGCCGCGATCGAGGCCGCGCAGGCGGGCCAGCTGCCCACCGCCACCACCGTGAAGGCGCCGCCGACCCTCGCGGCCGTCGCGCCCAGCGTCGAGCTGGAGACGGTCACCTACGACGGCGACGGCGTGATCGTCGAGTGCTTCCGGGACGGTGCGAAGCTGCGGGTGCGTGCCGTCAGCGACGGTTTCGAGGCCAGCTGGAACGTCCAGTTCCCCAAGGACATCCGCCAGCCCGGCGCCCGCTACGTGGTCGACGGGCTGCGGGCATCCGAACGCGGTGGCTTCTACCGCTCCTACGGCGAGATCCGCAGGCTGCGTTGA
- a CDS encoding agmatine deiminase family protein produces MRMSRRDGLRAAMAAAAGGALSGCGGDDGGPTEKWRMPDEAHPHELTYMSWPTEKIWGPYIDDVRDDIAGIARAIAEFEPVVLLANASDVKAASKACGSEVDVIPIPVDDLWTRDTGPNLVLGKGGIAGVDLNFNGWGDKQSNKRDREVAREILAEADIERIKAPIVGEGGSIEVDGKGTLLATESSLVNDNRNPGKSRDDIEAALKRLFGVTTVIWVKGVKGEDITDYHIDALARFSEPGVVVMSVPDEEAPEDVWTRAYDQARAVLDEAVDARGKRLEIVELPEPFDIGDRGENFLASYVNYYVVNDGVVIPRFGDKRADADAKSIVADLYPGREVVQVSVDGLGEGGGGIHCATQQLPKSA; encoded by the coding sequence ATGCGAATGTCCAGGCGGGACGGACTGCGCGCGGCGATGGCGGCCGCGGCGGGTGGCGCGTTGAGCGGCTGCGGAGGCGACGACGGCGGTCCCACCGAGAAGTGGCGCATGCCCGACGAGGCCCACCCGCACGAGCTGACCTACATGTCCTGGCCCACCGAGAAGATCTGGGGGCCGTACATCGACGACGTGCGCGACGACATCGCGGGCATCGCCCGGGCGATCGCCGAGTTCGAGCCGGTGGTGTTGCTGGCCAACGCATCGGACGTCAAAGCCGCGAGCAAGGCCTGCGGATCCGAAGTGGATGTCATTCCGATCCCGGTCGACGACCTGTGGACCCGCGACACCGGACCGAACCTCGTCCTCGGTAAGGGGGGCATCGCCGGGGTGGACCTCAACTTCAACGGCTGGGGCGACAAACAGTCCAACAAACGGGACCGCGAGGTCGCCCGCGAGATCCTCGCCGAGGCCGACATCGAACGGATCAAGGCGCCGATCGTCGGCGAGGGCGGCTCCATAGAGGTCGACGGCAAGGGCACCCTGCTGGCCACCGAGAGCTCACTGGTCAACGACAACCGCAACCCCGGCAAGTCCCGCGACGACATCGAGGCGGCGCTGAAGCGGCTGTTCGGTGTCACCACGGTGATCTGGGTGAAGGGCGTCAAGGGCGAGGACATCACCGACTACCACATCGACGCGCTGGCGCGGTTCAGCGAACCCGGGGTCGTCGTCATGAGCGTTCCCGACGAGGAGGCTCCCGAGGACGTGTGGACCCGCGCCTACGACCAGGCTCGCGCGGTGCTGGACGAGGCCGTCGACGCGCGGGGGAAGCGGCTGGAGATCGTCGAGCTGCCCGAACCGTTCGACATCGGTGACCGGGGCGAGAACTTCCTGGCCAGCTACGTCAACTACTACGTGGTCAACGACGGCGTCGTGATTCCCCGCTTCGGTGACAAGCGTGCCGACGCCGACGCCAAGTCCATCGTGGCCGATCTGTATCCGGGCCGTGAGGTCGTGCAGGTGTCCGTCGACGGCCTCGGCGAGGGCGGCGGCGGTATCCACTGTGCCACCCAGCAGCTGCCGAAGTCGGCGTAG
- a CDS encoding alpha/beta fold hydrolase → MNGLTLTFQADGPIGAPVVLLVHGHGGSGADWDVVMDDLKADHRVYAPTLRGHEGSDWPGEYSFELYGSDIERFVETLGLSQVTLVGHSMGGIAAALLAQRRPTWLTRLVLEEAPIPTPGWMRREVIPRPDEATNDWNHTEAVVRDFINAADPQSWDRLADIAVPTLVIGGGADSGFPQHNVVGVAEQVPDGRAATIEVGHLVHDAAPEKFLKVLRDFIDG, encoded by the coding sequence GTGAACGGGCTCACGCTGACCTTCCAGGCCGACGGCCCCATCGGGGCTCCGGTCGTGCTGCTGGTGCACGGGCACGGCGGCTCCGGCGCCGACTGGGACGTCGTCATGGACGACCTGAAGGCCGACCACCGTGTCTACGCGCCGACGCTGCGCGGACACGAGGGCAGCGACTGGCCCGGCGAGTACTCCTTCGAGCTGTATGGCTCCGACATCGAGCGGTTCGTCGAGACGCTGGGGCTGTCACAGGTGACGCTGGTCGGGCATTCGATGGGCGGGATCGCCGCGGCGCTGCTGGCCCAGCGGCGCCCGACGTGGCTGACGCGGCTGGTGCTGGAGGAGGCCCCGATACCGACGCCCGGCTGGATGCGGCGCGAGGTCATCCCCCGTCCCGACGAGGCGACCAACGACTGGAACCACACCGAGGCGGTCGTGCGCGACTTCATCAACGCGGCGGATCCACAATCATGGGACCGGTTGGCGGACATCGCGGTGCCGACCCTGGTGATCGGCGGCGGCGCGGATTCGGGCTTCCCGCAACACAACGTGGTCGGGGTGGCCGAACAGGTCCCCGACGGCCGCGCCGCGACCATCGAGGTGGGTCACCTGGTGCACGACGCCGCGCCCGAGAAGTTCCTCAAGGTGCTGCGGGACTTCATCGACGGCTGA